In Helianthus annuus cultivar XRQ/B chromosome 3, HanXRQr2.0-SUNRISE, whole genome shotgun sequence, a single window of DNA contains:
- the LOC110932365 gene encoding uncharacterized protein LOC110932365: MDGLFKRNIVRGDISCVLCAEGDETAEHLFTSYRVASTLWPIISLWCKISVILAFSVKDLLETHESIGLKGKKKEVIQGIIRIGCWSIWKARNEAKFNNKETKIEGIIREIMTVGFIWLSSRSKDIDVRWEEWCKSVYM; this comes from the coding sequence ATGGATGGGCTTTTCAAAAGAAACATTGTTAGGGGCGACATTTCTTGTGTGCTATGCGCAGAAGGGGATGAAACTGCGGAGCACTTATTCACCTCGTACAGGGTCGCGTCGACGTTGTGGCCTATTATTAGCTTGTGGTGCAAGATTTCGGTTATATTGGCTTTTTCGGTCAAGGATTTACTCGAAACTCATGAAAGCATCGggttaaaagggaagaagaaagaGGTGATTCAAGGCATTATTAGAATCGGGTGTTGGAGCATATGGAAAGCTAGGAACGAGGCTAAATTTAACAACAAAGAAACGAAGATAGAGGGGATTATTCGGGAAATCATGACGGTTGGTTTTATATGGCTTAGTTCTAGATCGAAAGATATTGATGTTAGATGGGAAGAGTGGTGTAAATCTGTTTATATGTAA
- the LOC110930319 gene encoding protein LOL3 isoform X2 translates to MQSQIVCSGCRSILLYPRGASNVCCALCNIVTSVPPPGMEMAQLICGGCRTLLMYARGATSVRCSCCHIVNLAPVPNQLAQISCANCRTMLMYPFGAPSVKCAVCHYITNVNTSNGRVPVSAPLPSSSTEMPHRVKQFNTYSTGNASSADSNRCR, encoded by the exons ATGCAGAGCCAAATAGTGTGCAGTGGTTGTAGAAGCATTTTGTTGTACCCTAGAGGAGCTTCTAATGTTTGCTGTGCGTTATGTAATATTGTTACTTCAGTTCCTCCACCAG GGATGGAAATGGCCCAACTGATCTGTGGAGGTTGTCGCACATTGCTAATGTATGCACGTGGTGCTACAAGTGTTAGATGCTCATGCTGCCATATTGTAAATCTTGCACCTG TTCCAAACCAGCTTGCCCAAATCAGCTGTGCAAATTGCCGAACAATGCTGATGTATCCATTTGGTGCTCCTTCGGTTAAGTGTGCAGTCTGTCACTACATTACAAATGTCAAT ACTAGCAATGGAAGAGTTCCCGTTTCAGCGCCATTGCCATCTTCTTCGACA GAAATGCCTCATCGGGTTAAACAATTTAATACGTATTCTACAGGAAATGCCTCATCCGCAGACTCAAACCGTTGTCGTTGA
- the LOC110930319 gene encoding protein LSD1 isoform X1: MQSQIVCSGCRSILLYPRGASNVCCALCNIVTSVPPPGMEMAQLICGGCRTLLMYARGATSVRCSCCHIVNLAPVPNQLAQISCANCRTMLMYPFGAPSVKCAVCHYITNVNTSNGRVPVSAPLPSSSTEMPHPQTQTVVVENPMSVDENGKLVSNVVVGVTTDKKPN; the protein is encoded by the exons ATGCAGAGCCAAATAGTGTGCAGTGGTTGTAGAAGCATTTTGTTGTACCCTAGAGGAGCTTCTAATGTTTGCTGTGCGTTATGTAATATTGTTACTTCAGTTCCTCCACCAG GGATGGAAATGGCCCAACTGATCTGTGGAGGTTGTCGCACATTGCTAATGTATGCACGTGGTGCTACAAGTGTTAGATGCTCATGCTGCCATATTGTAAATCTTGCACCTG TTCCAAACCAGCTTGCCCAAATCAGCTGTGCAAATTGCCGAACAATGCTGATGTATCCATTTGGTGCTCCTTCGGTTAAGTGTGCAGTCTGTCACTACATTACAAATGTCAAT ACTAGCAATGGAAGAGTTCCCGTTTCAGCGCCATTGCCATCTTCTTCGACA GAAATGCCTCATCCGCAGACTCAAACCGTTGTCGTTGAAAATCCCATGTCCGTTGATGAGAACGGGAAACTG GTAAGCAATGTTGTTGTCGGGGTTACAACGGATAAGAAACCAAATTGA